The genomic DNA GGCATCCTATCCGGAGCTTGCCTCTCAGTTGGAACGTGCGGTGAAAGGCGAACTTCCCGACGATTGGAAGGAAGCGTTCCCTCCTTTTGAGGCTGGTTCGAAGATCGCTACCCGTTCCTCTTCAGGGGTCATCTTGAATGCAGCGGCTTCGTCCATTCCTGAACTCATCGGAGGATCTGCCGACCTGGCAGGCTCGAATAAGACCCTGATCTCATCAGAGAAGAACTTCGCCCTGGATGGGTATGCGGCCCGGAACATCTGGTTCGGCGTACGGGAATTTGCCATGGGGTCAGCTCTGAACGGGATGGCCCTTCATGGAGGCGTGAAGGTCTTCGGGGCCACGTTCTTCGTCTTCTCCGATTACCTGCGTCCGGCTATCCGCTTGGCTGCGCTCATGAAGCTGCCGGTGACGTACGTGTTCACACATGATAGCATTGCTGTCGGTGAAGACGGTCCCACCCACCAGCCCGTCGAGCAACTGGCGGCATTGCGGGCCATGCCGGGAATCTCAGTCATCAGACCCGCCGATGCGAAGGAGACTGCCACTGCCTGGCGCTTGGCCCTCGAAAGCCAGGATCATCCGACGGCACTCGTGCTGACCCGTCAGGATCTCCCGACTCTTGACCTTGATCAGGAACTAGTGGATGAAGGGGTGAGCAAGGGGGCTTATGTCGTCTCGTCGGCTCAAGAGGAAGCGGTAGGCCTGCTCCTCGCAACCGGATCGGAAGTATCACTCGCCATCAACGCACAGCAAGCATTGGCAGACAAAGGTATCCACGTCTCCGTCGTCAGCATGCCGAGCTGGGATCTCTTTGAGCGTCAATCCGCAGCGTATAGGGAGAGCGTGCTACCAAGCCATCTGACAGCACGTCTTGGAATCGAGCTCGGCTCCTCCTTCGGCTGGCGTGAGTACACCGGTCACAAGGGTAAGACGGTCACCGTTGATGGATTCGGTGCATCGGGCCCTGCGGAACGTTTGCTTGAGGAATATGGGTTTACGGTTGAGAATATTGTAGAGACATTCAAGGGACTTTTGAAATAGTGTAGTAGATGAAAACCCACCTGGAAAGGGAACTCCAGGTGGGTTTTCATCTATCCAAACGTTTCATTAAACAAATATTGGGTATGAAGTGAAACAGCTACTAGAATATGAGAAAATAACCCCAAACCCATTCAAGAAAGGACGATGCCCAATGACGGAACCAGTCTACATCCGAGAAGGCTTCGCAAATATGTTGAAAGGCAAGGAGGGGGTGGGAGGCAAGCTTTACCTCGATGAGAAGATGCTCCATCATAAGCCTCATGCGATCAATATCCAACGAGAAGAGACGGCCGTACTTCTA from Rossellomorea marisflavi includes the following:
- the tkt gene encoding transketolase yields the protein MTLQTKQTIDTLAINTIRTLAIDAIEQANSGHPGIAMGAAPMAYTLWAKEMEMNPGNPDWINRDRFVLSAGHGSALLYSMLHLFGYGLTMDELKNFRQWGSKTPGHPEFGHTVGVEATTGPLGQGIAMAVGMAMAERHLADTYNQEDYDVINHYTYSLCGDGDLMEGVSAEAASLAGHLKLGRLVVLYDSNDISLDGDLNRSFSESVEDRFKSYGWHVVRVEDGNDVDAIQAAIQEAKAETDRPTLIEVKTTIGFGSPNKAGSSACHGAPLGEEEVKQTKAAYQWEADTPFFVPEEVEKHFAGMMEAGKAKEATWNERFEAYKASYPELASQLERAVKGELPDDWKEAFPPFEAGSKIATRSSSGVILNAAASSIPELIGGSADLAGSNKTLISSEKNFALDGYAARNIWFGVREFAMGSALNGMALHGGVKVFGATFFVFSDYLRPAIRLAALMKLPVTYVFTHDSIAVGEDGPTHQPVEQLAALRAMPGISVIRPADAKETATAWRLALESQDHPTALVLTRQDLPTLDLDQELVDEGVSKGAYVVSSAQEEAVGLLLATGSEVSLAINAQQALADKGIHVSVVSMPSWDLFERQSAAYRESVLPSHLTARLGIELGSSFGWREYTGHKGKTVTVDGFGASGPAERLLEEYGFTVENIVETFKGLLK